A genomic stretch from Candidatus Latescibacterota bacterium includes:
- a CDS encoding DUF3857 domain-containing transglutaminase family protein — protein sequence MRALFAALVLLLPAVAPAQEPAALLDPAQARDLLEAPVPESLTAGADQLVLFDRERVIVEDSGLSHRHRHRFVKVLTADGALALRALRFDYDPASNTLELRGIRVHRAGGGVEDVPAATARDVAQPTGLINWGARMQIVGLPPLGVGDGVETLTYSKGYLIAYLGQPEDSPVDPVPAADAMHLLDSTATALGDADDSRYVPPMRGHFYDKVRFAEELPLLEKRYAVSLPADKPLQFSVYNGEVASRLLFEGEGADLRHRYEFWREDVPAVKHEPRMPDLDDVAPKVVMATTASWQEKSRWFWETNEWVFASNAEIDAKVRALTAGLPRDEQIAVLLHWVAQNIRYFGLSMGKGEGYTIHPSAMTFRDRAGVCKDIAGMLVTMLRSAGFEAYGAMTMAGARVEQIPADQFNHCVVALRREDGSFQMLDPTWAPWNNAEWSRWEGEQNYVIGTPEGEGLASTRSFAPEENLLTVESEARLAEDGALVGTLRFEGRGVADGALRGMVANHAQRELRPTLERWLGHLSPRVELTEFLFSDHRDFTRDTTLRLTYRIPGWAADRGDAVELRSPALALLAHGGQTRIGAIPAGDTREHPLFLWAGQRVQIDETLELPRGLTWKAPERLALSESQAALACDWTARGRSLALTASCQVNQRTIPAADFPGLRKVADALEQRADEPLVATR from the coding sequence ATGCGCGCCCTGTTCGCCGCCCTCGTCCTGCTGCTGCCGGCCGTGGCGCCGGCCCAGGAACCCGCCGCTCTGCTCGATCCCGCCCAGGCCCGGGACCTGCTCGAGGCCCCCGTGCCGGAGAGCCTGACGGCCGGCGCCGACCAGCTCGTCCTCTTCGACCGCGAGCGCGTGATCGTGGAGGACAGCGGCCTGTCCCACCGCCATCGTCACCGCTTCGTGAAGGTGCTCACCGCCGACGGCGCGCTGGCCCTGCGCGCGCTGCGCTTCGACTACGATCCCGCCAGCAACACGCTGGAGCTGCGGGGCATCCGCGTGCATCGCGCCGGCGGAGGCGTGGAGGACGTCCCCGCGGCCACCGCCCGGGACGTCGCCCAGCCCACCGGGCTCATCAACTGGGGCGCGCGCATGCAGATCGTGGGCCTGCCGCCGCTCGGCGTGGGCGACGGCGTGGAGACCCTCACCTACAGCAAGGGCTACCTGATCGCCTACCTCGGGCAGCCAGAGGATTCGCCGGTGGATCCCGTGCCCGCGGCCGATGCCATGCACCTGCTGGACAGCACGGCCACCGCCCTCGGCGACGCCGACGACTCCCGCTACGTGCCGCCCATGCGCGGCCACTTCTACGACAAGGTGCGCTTCGCCGAGGAGCTGCCTCTCCTCGAGAAGCGCTACGCGGTCAGCCTGCCCGCCGACAAGCCGCTGCAGTTCAGCGTCTACAACGGCGAGGTGGCCAGCCGGCTGCTCTTCGAGGGCGAGGGCGCGGACCTGCGCCACCGCTACGAGTTCTGGCGCGAGGACGTCCCCGCCGTGAAGCACGAGCCGCGGATGCCCGATCTCGACGACGTCGCCCCCAAGGTGGTCATGGCCACCACCGCCAGCTGGCAGGAGAAGAGCCGCTGGTTCTGGGAGACGAACGAGTGGGTCTTCGCGAGCAACGCGGAGATCGACGCCAAGGTGCGCGCCCTCACCGCGGGGCTTCCCCGCGACGAGCAGATCGCCGTGCTCCTGCACTGGGTCGCGCAGAACATCCGCTACTTCGGCCTGTCCATGGGCAAGGGCGAGGGCTACACCATCCACCCCAGCGCGATGACCTTCCGCGACCGCGCCGGCGTCTGCAAGGACATCGCCGGGATGCTGGTCACCATGCTGCGCTCGGCCGGCTTCGAGGCCTACGGCGCCATGACCATGGCCGGCGCGCGCGTCGAGCAGATCCCCGCGGACCAGTTCAACCACTGCGTCGTCGCGCTGCGCCGCGAGGACGGCAGCTTCCAGATGCTCGACCCCACCTGGGCGCCCTGGAACAACGCCGAGTGGAGCCGCTGGGAGGGCGAGCAGAACTACGTCATCGGCACGCCCGAGGGCGAGGGGCTCGCGAGCACGCGCAGCTTCGCGCCGGAGGAAAACCTGCTGACGGTCGAGAGCGAGGCGCGCCTCGCCGAGGACGGCGCGCTCGTCGGCACCCTGCGCTTCGAGGGCCGGGGCGTGGCCGATGGCGCGCTCCGCGGCATGGTGGCGAACCACGCGCAGCGGGAGCTGCGGCCCACCCTCGAGCGCTGGCTGGGCCACCTCTCGCCGCGGGTGGAGCTCACGGAGTTCCTCTTCAGCGACCACCGCGACTTCACGCGCGACACGACCCTGCGCCTGACCTATCGCATCCCGGGCTGGGCCGCCGACCGCGGCGACGCCGTGGAGCTGCGCTCGCCCGCGCTGGCGCTGCTGGCCCACGGCGGCCAGACGCGGATCGGGGCGATTCCCGCCGGCGACACGCGGGAACATCCGCTCTTCCTGTGGGCGGGACAGCGCGTCCAGATCGACGAGACGCTCGAACTGCCCCGCGGCCTGACCTGGAAGGCCCCGGAGCGCCTCGCGCTGAGCGAGAGCCAGGCCGCGCTCGCCTGCGACTGGACCGCCCGCGGCCGCAGCCTCGCGCTGACCGCCAGCTGCCAGGTGAACCAGCGCACGATTCCCGCGGCGGACTTCCCCGGCTTGCGCAAGGTCGCCGACGCCCTCGAGCAGCGCGCCGACGAACCCCTCGTGGCGACCCGCTAG
- a CDS encoding DUF3857 domain-containing protein yields MTTRLCTLLLLAALAAPVAAAPWGPLDDPAVRDIIAGAPAPAAGEDGLVLFEGRYYTHADGLTTLRHQRLVRVSTEWALERISDPRLRYDSSRQELEVIAARSYLPGGEAVDAPANALNRVTPDALTLAVDFLDIQELAVTHTALEPGVVVWLDYTLRDTAPAALPAGELIFPQADFPTLRWELIAGEGIFGEVVNPRDGLLALPPASPWQFENLPAAPGDAPFRLGDQLPHLHLSPQLGGVGEAIGAVMASLDSAMADTAGLGIWLARQEADRPFLSDREAIETWVKTLGESTALLRLDDWEWRRAPRSVARVLQTSVATPLERAALMLAALRSRDIDARLYFPKRWLSMPTQRFALPALDAPTIALNHPGDANIGRIDLVSPKLRSWRDGMAVDEPYFVDNRGEVTDRVNIVTLGSFGGRLTQYLDYRENTFRVDGQLGFPAGKTASANSLEAYLRDWLEGQSARIDALRLHGGGWGGGAMFDAAGALDSLALDEDGAARIDLPLPPVTLEDALPRGFDRSRSRLRGQLFPAERPRLHLTWILDLPEDLTPVPVPPLEATCPWASFTATRDVQGNRLTVHYDLEFAVERRIPVHDETADEIRTVPASHQTPEAMRVGPADYPAFREFVNAALDPAATRVILRPRASD; encoded by the coding sequence ATGACGACGCGCCTGTGCACCCTGCTCCTGCTCGCCGCCCTGGCCGCGCCGGTTGCCGCCGCGCCCTGGGGTCCGCTGGACGACCCTGCCGTGCGCGACATCATCGCCGGCGCGCCGGCCCCGGCGGCGGGCGAGGACGGCCTCGTCCTCTTCGAGGGCCGCTACTACACCCACGCGGACGGCCTGACGACGCTGCGCCACCAGCGCCTCGTCCGCGTGAGCACCGAGTGGGCGCTGGAGCGGATCAGCGATCCGCGCCTGCGCTACGACTCCAGCCGCCAGGAACTCGAGGTGATCGCCGCGCGGAGCTACCTCCCCGGCGGCGAGGCGGTGGACGCGCCGGCCAACGCCCTGAACCGCGTCACGCCGGACGCCCTGACCCTGGCCGTCGACTTCCTCGACATCCAGGAGCTCGCGGTCACGCACACGGCGCTGGAGCCCGGCGTCGTCGTGTGGCTGGACTACACGCTGCGTGACACCGCGCCGGCCGCGCTGCCCGCCGGCGAGCTGATCTTCCCGCAGGCGGACTTCCCCACGTTGCGCTGGGAGCTGATCGCCGGCGAGGGCATCTTCGGCGAGGTCGTGAACCCCAGGGACGGGCTGCTGGCCCTGCCGCCGGCCTCTCCCTGGCAGTTCGAGAATCTGCCGGCCGCGCCGGGGGACGCCCCCTTCCGTCTCGGGGACCAGCTGCCCCACCTGCACCTGTCGCCGCAACTCGGTGGCGTCGGAGAGGCGATCGGCGCCGTCATGGCCAGCCTCGACAGCGCCATGGCTGACACGGCCGGCCTGGGCATCTGGCTCGCCCGGCAGGAGGCGGACCGCCCCTTCCTCAGCGACCGCGAGGCCATCGAGACCTGGGTGAAGACGCTGGGCGAGAGCACGGCGCTGCTTCGCCTCGACGACTGGGAGTGGCGGCGCGCGCCCCGCTCCGTGGCGCGGGTGCTGCAGACCTCGGTCGCGACGCCGCTGGAGCGCGCCGCGCTGATGCTGGCCGCGCTGCGCAGCCGGGACATCGACGCGCGCCTCTACTTCCCGAAGCGCTGGCTGAGCATGCCCACGCAGCGCTTCGCGCTGCCGGCGCTCGACGCGCCGACGATCGCGCTCAATCACCCGGGCGACGCGAACATCGGTCGGATTGATCTCGTCTCGCCGAAGCTGCGGTCCTGGCGCGACGGCATGGCCGTGGACGAACCCTACTTCGTCGACAACAGGGGAGAGGTCACCGATCGCGTCAACATCGTCACCCTGGGCAGCTTCGGGGGACGGCTGACCCAGTACCTCGACTACCGCGAGAACACCTTCCGCGTGGACGGCCAACTCGGCTTCCCTGCCGGAAAGACGGCCAGTGCGAACTCCCTGGAGGCCTACCTGCGCGACTGGCTGGAAGGTCAGAGCGCGCGGATCGACGCGCTGCGCCTGCACGGGGGAGGCTGGGGAGGCGGTGCCATGTTCGACGCCGCCGGCGCCCTCGACTCGCTGGCGCTGGACGAGGACGGCGCCGCCCGCATCGACCTGCCCCTGCCGCCGGTCACGCTGGAGGACGCCCTCCCGCGCGGTTTCGACCGCAGCCGATCGCGGCTTCGCGGTCAGCTCTTCCCGGCCGAGCGCCCGCGGCTGCATCTAACCTGGATCCTCGACCTCCCCGAAGACCTGACGCCCGTCCCCGTACCGCCTCTCGAAGCGACCTGCCCGTGGGCCAGCTTCACGGCGACCCGCGACGTCCAGGGCAACCGCCTGACCGTCCACTACGATCTCGAGTTCGCCGTCGAGCGGCGGATCCCGGTTCACGATGAGACAGCGGATGAGATCAGGACCGTGCCCGCGAGCCATCAAACGCCCGAAGCGATGAGGGTCGGCCCGGCCGACTACCCGGCCTTCCGCGAGTTCGTGAACGCGGCCCTCGACCCCGCCGCGACCCGCGTGATCCTGCGCCCCCGCGCGTCCGACTGA
- a CDS encoding OFA family MFS transporter, which produces MQKQDKVMNRWWVVLGALVIQLCLGAIYAWSVFTPSLKAAPFNFSATQTQVVFSVGLAVFALVMVLAGRWQAKAGPRRVALSGGVLLGLGYILAKFIGSSFMGQILSIGVIGGAGIGLAYVCPIAVGMKWFPDKKGLITGLAVAGFGFGALIWIKLAGAWGHLIESMGVLNVFGLYGVIFLVAVSLGSLVMVNPPTGWKPAGWSPPEPKVQGSKVTGQLTMQPDQMLRTPQFYMLWTIFIFSGMAGLMTIGIIKLFGIDALKASGHDAASASAIAGTAMAVFYSLANGIGRIAWGAMSDKLGRKLSITLMTAVQGVMMLLFYWMGGNTALLYLGATIIGFNFGGNFALFPTATADFFGTAHVGQNYGWMFTAYGVGGIVGPIMAGAFRDSGSWLPAFIISGVLCLVAAGIALALKPPRPAVVSVPDLERAPESVGAR; this is translated from the coding sequence ATGCAGAAGCAGGACAAGGTCATGAATCGCTGGTGGGTGGTGCTGGGGGCGTTGGTGATCCAGCTCTGCCTGGGCGCCATCTACGCGTGGAGCGTCTTCACGCCGAGCCTGAAGGCCGCGCCCTTCAACTTCAGCGCCACGCAGACGCAGGTGGTCTTCTCCGTCGGGCTTGCGGTCTTCGCGCTGGTGATGGTCCTCGCCGGCCGCTGGCAGGCCAAGGCCGGGCCGCGCCGCGTGGCGCTCAGCGGTGGCGTGCTGCTGGGTCTCGGCTACATCCTGGCCAAGTTCATCGGCTCGAGCTTCATGGGGCAGATCCTCTCCATCGGCGTGATCGGCGGCGCGGGCATCGGTCTCGCGTACGTGTGTCCGATCGCCGTGGGCATGAAGTGGTTCCCCGACAAGAAGGGACTCATCACGGGTCTCGCGGTGGCCGGCTTCGGCTTCGGCGCGCTGATCTGGATCAAGCTCGCCGGCGCATGGGGCCACCTGATCGAGAGCATGGGCGTGCTGAACGTCTTCGGGCTCTACGGCGTGATCTTCCTGGTGGCCGTGAGCCTGGGCAGCCTCGTCATGGTCAACCCGCCGACGGGCTGGAAGCCCGCGGGCTGGTCGCCGCCTGAGCCCAAGGTGCAGGGCAGCAAGGTCACGGGCCAGCTCACCATGCAGCCCGACCAGATGCTGCGCACGCCCCAGTTCTACATGCTGTGGACGATCTTCATCTTCAGCGGCATGGCCGGCCTGATGACCATCGGCATCATCAAGCTCTTCGGCATCGACGCGCTCAAGGCCAGCGGCCACGACGCCGCCTCCGCCAGCGCGATCGCGGGCACGGCGATGGCCGTCTTCTACTCCCTGGCCAACGGCATCGGCCGCATCGCCTGGGGCGCCATGAGCGACAAGCTCGGCCGCAAGCTCTCGATCACGCTGATGACGGCCGTGCAGGGCGTCATGATGCTGCTCTTCTACTGGATGGGCGGCAACACGGCGCTGCTCTACCTGGGCGCGACGATCATCGGCTTCAACTTCGGCGGCAACTTCGCGCTCTTCCCCACCGCCACCGCCGACTTCTTCGGCACGGCGCACGTGGGACAGAACTACGGCTGGATGTTCACCGCCTACGGCGTCGGCGGCATCGTCGGCCCGATCATGGCGGGCGCCTTCCGCGACAGCGGCAGCTGGCTGCCGGCCTTCATCATCAGCGGCGTGCTCTGCCTCGTGGCCGCGGGCATCGCGCTGGCGCTGAAGCCGCCGCGGCCGGCGGTGGTGAGCGTCCCGGACCTGGAGCGCGCGCCCGAGAGCGTCGGCGCCCGCTAG
- a CDS encoding PQQ-binding-like beta-propeller repeat protein produces MKHCFRLIVSLCLLATLSATAGATLSRQVFVQDEQGTRIVRSDMPGEDTGASVTIRDALLWQHNITGNIYSSCAVAPTTLIGGSGNGASCPANYFHVSSGGVPDWTFTGGANQAHLRALTLAISEEIPAINGQRLHVYDADMPPTELWSKDVANVSLPSSCLRVSEDGSVVAVAYNSDTGCTVKAFDAATGAHISTFDSPVGQYARALRITEDGSRIVLRAGATLHAIDTATGTSIWTGNVGASADPLGLSPNGRWIASGWTFIFVYEWDGSTYQFRWSYNGGSSSWYLGTCAVADNGALIAGWYTTSYNQNKVHWFDAAAGNVPSWEYLFPVSGGSYQDVPSASAIDGYAAAMGSWGDQTGTNAEINIFRSSETSPVFSVNTSGSIYDLDMHGYGLPGGRYPNWVVACGKHVHANEFGSGGDLYLTNVLGPTAVPDGAAPAPIALSAHPNPFNPHSTLTLTLDAAGPARIVLYDAAGRRVRALLDGLCVAGENTVVWDGRDDAGQPAASGVYLARASAEGSTAVRRLVLLR; encoded by the coding sequence ATGAAGCACTGTTTCCGCTTGATCGTCAGCCTCTGCTTGCTCGCGACGCTGTCGGCCACGGCCGGCGCCACGCTGAGCCGTCAGGTCTTCGTGCAGGACGAGCAGGGCACGCGGATCGTCCGCAGCGACATGCCCGGCGAGGACACCGGCGCCTCGGTCACGATAAGGGATGCGCTGCTCTGGCAGCACAACATCACGGGGAACATCTACTCGAGCTGCGCGGTGGCGCCGACCACCCTCATCGGCGGCAGCGGCAACGGCGCCAGCTGCCCGGCCAACTACTTCCATGTGAGCTCCGGCGGCGTGCCCGACTGGACCTTCACCGGCGGCGCCAACCAGGCCCACCTGCGCGCGCTCACGCTGGCCATCAGCGAGGAGATCCCCGCGATCAACGGCCAGCGGCTGCACGTCTACGACGCGGACATGCCGCCCACGGAGCTGTGGAGCAAGGACGTGGCGAACGTCTCCCTGCCCTCGTCCTGCCTGCGGGTCTCCGAGGACGGGAGCGTCGTGGCCGTGGCCTACAACAGCGACACCGGCTGCACCGTGAAGGCCTTCGACGCCGCCACCGGCGCACACATCTCCACCTTCGATTCGCCGGTCGGCCAGTATGCCCGCGCCCTGCGCATCACCGAGGACGGCAGCCGCATCGTGCTGCGGGCGGGCGCGACGCTGCACGCCATCGACACGGCCACCGGCACCAGCATCTGGACGGGCAACGTGGGCGCCAGCGCCGACCCGCTGGGTCTCTCGCCCAACGGCCGCTGGATCGCCTCGGGCTGGACCTTCATCTTCGTCTACGAGTGGGACGGCAGCACCTACCAGTTCCGCTGGTCCTACAACGGGGGCAGCAGCAGCTGGTACCTGGGCACCTGCGCCGTGGCGGACAACGGCGCCCTGATCGCGGGCTGGTACACGACCAGCTACAACCAGAACAAGGTCCACTGGTTCGACGCCGCCGCGGGCAACGTGCCGAGCTGGGAGTATCTCTTCCCGGTCTCCGGCGGCAGCTACCAGGACGTGCCCTCGGCCAGCGCCATCGACGGCTACGCCGCCGCGATGGGCAGCTGGGGCGATCAGACCGGCACCAACGCCGAGATCAACATCTTCCGCTCCAGCGAGACCTCGCCGGTCTTCAGCGTGAACACGAGCGGCTCCATCTACGACCTCGACATGCACGGCTACGGCCTCCCCGGCGGCCGCTATCCCAACTGGGTGGTGGCCTGCGGGAAGCACGTCCACGCGAACGAGTTCGGCAGCGGCGGCGACCTCTATCTCACCAACGTGCTGGGCCCGACGGCCGTGCCTGACGGCGCCGCGCCCGCGCCCATCGCGCTCAGCGCCCATCCCAACCCGTTCAACCCGCACAGCACGCTCACGCTGACGCTCGATGCGGCCGGTCCCGCGCGGATCGTCCTCTACGACGCCGCCGGCCGCCGCGTGCGCGCGCTGCTCGACGGCCTCTGCGTCGCCGGGGAGAACACGGTGGTCTGGGACGGTCGCGACGACGCGGGCCAGCCCGCCGCCAGCGGGGTCTACCTGGCGCGCGCGAGCGCCGAGGGCAGCACGGCCGTGCGGCGGCTCGTCCTGCTGCGCTGA
- a CDS encoding PD40 domain-containing protein has translation MRRLLLALLVLALAPAPGGATLFRPVAASPDPDGAPSFSPDGQWISFSSPMSGDWEIYTVGAWGGPLTNFTDNPGVDIYANWSPVGGWILFTSRRDNGHGVDDMDLWLKSTDDGALVNLTTYDGYDNFGAIDPTGERVAFSSDRGGEVEIWVMPLADPSAAVRLCTGPVDCFHPCWSPDGAWVAFDAHAPGDFTKTRLYRVPATGGAPEEIPIDMKVGSDPGWSPDGRYLAFAGGDDVILWDLWLWDFESQELVQLTDTRFIEQSPLWNAAGTEIVYAAFPDGNKDIWVAYDLPVTVPVARQSMSGLKALFR, from the coding sequence GTGCGCCGCCTTCTGCTCGCGCTCCTCGTCCTCGCCCTCGCGCCCGCGCCGGGCGGCGCCACGCTCTTCCGCCCGGTGGCCGCCAGCCCCGATCCCGACGGCGCGCCCAGCTTCTCGCCCGACGGCCAGTGGATCAGCTTCTCCTCGCCCATGAGCGGCGACTGGGAGATCTACACCGTGGGCGCCTGGGGCGGCCCGCTGACGAACTTCACCGACAACCCCGGCGTGGACATCTACGCGAACTGGAGCCCCGTGGGCGGGTGGATCCTCTTCACCTCGCGCCGCGACAACGGCCACGGCGTGGACGACATGGACCTGTGGCTGAAGAGCACCGACGACGGCGCCCTCGTCAACCTCACCACCTACGACGGCTACGACAACTTCGGCGCCATCGATCCCACGGGCGAGCGCGTGGCCTTCTCCAGCGACCGGGGCGGCGAGGTGGAGATCTGGGTGATGCCCCTGGCGGACCCGTCCGCGGCGGTCCGCCTCTGCACCGGACCCGTGGACTGCTTCCACCCCTGCTGGAGCCCCGACGGCGCCTGGGTCGCCTTCGACGCCCACGCCCCCGGCGACTTCACCAAGACGCGGCTCTACCGCGTGCCCGCCACCGGCGGCGCGCCCGAGGAGATCCCCATCGACATGAAGGTGGGCAGCGACCCGGGCTGGTCGCCCGACGGCCGCTACCTCGCCTTCGCCGGGGGAGACGACGTCATCCTCTGGGACCTCTGGCTCTGGGACTTCGAGAGCCAGGAGCTCGTGCAGCTCACCGACACGCGCTTCATCGAGCAGTCGCCGCTCTGGAACGCCGCGGGGACGGAGATCGTCTACGCGGCCTTCCCCGACGGCAACAAGGACATCTGGGTGGCCTACGATCTGCCGGTCACCGTCCCCGTCGCGCGCCAGAGCATGAGCGGCCTCAAGGCGCTCTTCCGCTGA
- a CDS encoding T9SS type A sorting domain-containing protein, protein MRHLLVILICLLAMPVQGAIYPPNTPMAYVREYPTGTLPAGVFVPVRVQLVNNSSDTIGGLYFSDQYPTWITVAPGTVTVNDEPVEFAYENGDVLMPGRRSFRWILDDPSGPGGRGVLAPGDRVVISYSIRAGGEGAFTTNGDGWFGLRNSSDDTPVHGWDGHSPLLTFGNSTDVAPVGPGNLLAAPYPNPFNPSTTLRFETTAEQSFLRLAIVDTAGRQLRVLAQGRFESGTHSVVWDGRDDAGSPLPSGVYLARLTSGNGLEGSRKLMLVK, encoded by the coding sequence ATGCGACACCTGCTCGTCATTCTGATCTGCCTGCTCGCGATGCCTGTGCAGGGGGCCATCTATCCGCCCAACACGCCCATGGCCTACGTGCGCGAGTACCCCACGGGCACCCTCCCCGCCGGGGTCTTCGTCCCCGTCCGCGTGCAGCTGGTCAACAACAGCAGCGACACCATCGGCGGGCTCTACTTCTCCGACCAGTACCCGACCTGGATCACCGTCGCGCCCGGCACCGTGACCGTGAACGACGAGCCGGTGGAGTTCGCCTACGAGAACGGCGACGTGCTGATGCCTGGCCGTCGCAGCTTCCGCTGGATCCTCGACGATCCGTCCGGGCCCGGCGGCCGTGGCGTGCTGGCGCCCGGCGATCGCGTGGTGATCAGCTACTCGATCCGCGCGGGCGGCGAGGGCGCCTTCACCACCAATGGCGACGGCTGGTTCGGCCTGCGGAACAGCAGCGACGACACGCCCGTCCACGGCTGGGATGGCCACAGCCCGCTGCTGACCTTCGGGAACAGCACGGACGTCGCCCCGGTCGGCCCCGGCAATCTGCTCGCGGCGCCCTATCCCAACCCCTTCAATCCCAGCACCACCCTCCGCTTCGAGACCACGGCCGAGCAGAGCTTCCTGCGCCTGGCGATCGTGGACACGGCGGGCCGGCAGCTCCGCGTGCTGGCCCAGGGGCGCTTCGAGTCCGGCACGCACAGCGTGGTCTGGGACGGTCGCGACGACGCGGGCAGCCCGCTGCCGTCGGGCGTCTACCTGGCGCGCCTGACCAGCGGGAACGGGCTCGAGGGCAGTCGAAAGCTGATGCTGGTCAAGTAG
- the glgP gene encoding alpha-glucan family phosphorylase has product MAMTTYLDKLRKLSRNLWWTWHPEVIAIYRDLNPARWRGTHHSPLAFLEHFEEWELLPRAEEMAIDSRINYAFHRLEEYLATPGLRDQGGPGSLLAQPVAYFSAEFGLHESLPLYSGGLGILAGDHIKSASDLGLPLIGVGLFYFHGYFRQHLDSDGWQQESYGEADLETLPMSLAKGADGQPLMIAVETRDSIIHARVWKAEVGRCTMLLLDSNVDANDAFNRQLTSTLYGGDRSTRIRQELLLGVGGLRALNALGIDPGVLHLNEGHSAFVVLEQARRFMERDGMSWDEARAEVSRMTVFTTHTPVEAGHDRFSPDLVEEALAPLAARMGRSVEDVLAIGRVEAGNPNSLFCMTTLALRSADRANGVSALHGRVSRRMWHRLWPERAEREVPIGHITNGVHVPTWVAPSMAKLYEQRIGSDWQDRIHEPETWRRIYKLNPGELWEAHQLLNSRLVGFARRRSVAQVTRRREGKEAVADASRVLSTRALTIGFARRFATYKRADLLLDDMDRLARLLGDEQRPVQFIYAGKAHPADEPGKGKLQRLFQLSRDPRFKGRLVVLEDYDINVARHMVQGVDLWLNTPRRPLEASGTSGQKVVMNGGLNCSILDGWWAEAYDGANGFAIGGNYHHSDPEVQDAHDREALFRVLEEQVIPLYFQRNPEGIPLGWVDMMKNSIATLAWRFSANRMVRDYLYQCYQPAAGTAQRSRV; this is encoded by the coding sequence ATGGCCATGACGACCTACCTCGACAAGCTCCGCAAGCTGTCCCGGAACCTGTGGTGGACCTGGCATCCCGAGGTCATCGCCATCTACCGGGATCTGAATCCGGCCCGCTGGCGCGGCACGCACCACAGCCCGCTGGCCTTCCTCGAGCACTTCGAGGAGTGGGAGCTGCTGCCGCGCGCCGAAGAGATGGCCATCGACAGCCGCATCAACTACGCCTTCCACCGCCTGGAGGAGTACCTGGCGACCCCGGGGCTGCGGGACCAGGGCGGCCCGGGCTCGCTGCTGGCGCAGCCCGTGGCCTACTTCAGCGCGGAGTTCGGCCTGCACGAGTCGCTGCCGCTCTACTCGGGCGGTCTGGGGATTCTCGCGGGCGATCACATCAAGAGTGCGTCGGACCTGGGGCTGCCCCTGATCGGCGTCGGGCTGTTCTACTTCCACGGCTACTTCCGCCAGCACCTCGACAGCGACGGCTGGCAGCAGGAGTCCTACGGCGAGGCGGACCTCGAGACCCTGCCCATGTCCCTGGCCAAGGGCGCCGACGGCCAGCCGCTCATGATCGCGGTGGAGACCCGCGACAGCATCATCCACGCGCGCGTGTGGAAGGCCGAGGTGGGCCGCTGCACCATGCTGCTGCTGGACAGCAACGTGGACGCGAACGACGCCTTCAACCGCCAGCTCACCAGCACGCTCTACGGCGGCGACCGCAGCACGCGCATCCGCCAGGAGCTGCTGCTGGGCGTGGGCGGGCTGCGCGCGCTGAACGCGCTGGGCATCGATCCGGGGGTGCTGCATCTCAACGAGGGCCACAGCGCCTTCGTCGTGCTCGAGCAGGCGCGGCGCTTCATGGAGCGCGACGGCATGAGCTGGGACGAGGCGCGCGCCGAGGTGAGCCGGATGACCGTCTTCACCACGCACACGCCGGTGGAGGCGGGGCACGACCGCTTCTCGCCGGACCTGGTGGAGGAGGCGCTGGCGCCGCTGGCCGCGCGCATGGGCCGGTCCGTGGAGGACGTCCTCGCCATCGGCCGCGTGGAGGCTGGCAACCCGAACTCGCTCTTCTGCATGACGACCCTGGCCCTGCGCTCGGCCGACCGCGCCAACGGCGTGTCGGCGCTGCACGGACGGGTGAGCCGCCGCATGTGGCACCGCCTCTGGCCGGAGCGGGCCGAGCGCGAGGTGCCGATCGGTCACATCACCAACGGCGTGCACGTGCCCACCTGGGTGGCGCCGTCGATGGCCAAGCTCTACGAGCAGCGCATCGGCAGCGACTGGCAGGACCGGATCCACGAGCCCGAGACCTGGCGGCGCATCTACAAGCTCAATCCCGGCGAGCTGTGGGAGGCGCACCAGCTGCTGAACTCGCGGCTGGTGGGCTTCGCGCGCCGCCGCTCCGTGGCCCAGGTGACGCGCCGCCGCGAGGGCAAGGAGGCCGTCGCCGACGCCTCGCGCGTGCTCTCGACGCGCGCCCTCACCATCGGCTTCGCGCGCCGCTTCGCCACCTACAAGCGCGCCGACCTGCTGCTGGACGACATGGACCGCCTCGCCCGTCTGCTGGGCGACGAGCAGCGCCCCGTGCAGTTCATCTACGCCGGCAAGGCCCACCCGGCCGACGAGCCCGGCAAGGGCAAGCTCCAGCGCCTCTTCCAGCTCTCCCGCGACCCGCGCTTCAAGGGCCGTCTGGTGGTGCTGGAGGACTACGACATCAACGTGGCGCGCCACATGGTGCAGGGCGTGGACCTGTGGCTCAACACGCCGCGGCGCCCGCTCGAGGCGAGCGGCACCAGCGGGCAGAAGGTCGTCATGAACGGCGGGCTGAACTGCTCGATCCTGGATGGCTGGTGGGCCGAGGCCTACGACGGCGCCAACGGCTTCGCCATCGGCGGCAACTACCACCACAGCGATCCCGAGGTGCAGGACGCGCACGACCGCGAGGCGCTGTTCCGCGTGCTGGAGGAGCAGGTGATCCCGCTCTACTTCCAGCGCAATCCCGAGGGCATCCCCCTGGGTTGGGTGGACATGATGAAGAACAGCATCGCCACCCTGGCCTGGCGCTTCAGCGCCAATCGCATGGTGCGGGACTACCTGTACCAGTGCTATCAGCCGGCCGCGGGGACCGCCCAGCGCTCGCGCGTCTGA